The proteins below are encoded in one region of Engraulis encrasicolus isolate BLACKSEA-1 chromosome 1, IST_EnEncr_1.0, whole genome shotgun sequence:
- the LOC134451650 gene encoding uncharacterized protein LOC134451650, translated as MACVAAAIAFRGRDQHLAAFSHYVTNILLYGGVRKRVLNSITKFGITVSYTSVLRKRMELASSGEHFEPLKTTNKTFLNEDDDDDDDDGDNRAANDGCVQGSENDVAEGTTRTSMPDVTVKVKSETMHDSPMQSTHENPSGMEQTTGVNTPSQRDQELESNEDTDAPFNIHPTHLKGRPNVNQYLKDQVYKCPCCKFSTELKHKFNFHMDFHINRAVPFKGYYICKCQMLCRLTRQTLFPTAVLSAEPHFHCLFCPLTIEIKQNFALHLMYCSMPPHPFPASTDNDRPSNHNPLPCSAGATKDPSSPATLSGQRLMGHHMACQTDPPETTTVATQLSIETFKPHCKSRDTQTSVVYSDVCASTESETIERFPLDPYKRPSKRPRLELEEEAENLLDSSSLMDIGETVTILAESADLATSHTPVQKTPTYIVYESCLRELFTDCPDCKMKTDVSMRRWGTFLTVQQHCQYCQYSRRWNSQPVLGSTPAGNLQLAAAIYINGASFTNIEQIFKTMSLKMLSYETFQRQTRMYIEPAIVHKWRTTQDGLLAELSQQHLIHLRGDMRTDLPDRTPWFGSYTMIDLRNNKVIDIQLIERSEVGANESMETKGLGRSLTLLKDHDVRPDTVVTEARPEIEEFLSEATFTHYYDVRHVEKVLSQKLQTMSHKKFFPRLKKWFPTIREHLYWTAETSTTGPEREAKWRSLMYRVRNVHVHGDPRFPQGLPKSQRCLRDRPKWLIDGSQALNELRKVLSTEKIMNDIWKLSPHPHTTSLEDFHSVSKRFTPKNVILPYQGRLCRLYLAALHFNENSGRPQATSADGEPLFRVAFPKSQTRECTDKPVKVEPTYRYEEDLVDLVFDKVFPDPTPYVEEVLKIPRPPDVPSRFDQPCSQDVVSGYVSATNRGGRPPLY; from the exons ATGGCATGTGTTGCAGCAGCAATAGCTTTCAGAGGCCGAGACCAACACTTGGCAGCCTTTTCGCACTATGTGACTAACATCCTGCTGTATGGTGGGGTGAGGAAGAGAGTCCTTAATAGCATTACAAAATTCGGCATAACCGTTTCGTACACAAGTGTGTTGAGGAAACGGATGGAACTTGCGAGCAGTGGAGAGCACTTCGAACCACTGAAAACAACCAACAAAACATTTCtgaatgaagatgatgatgatgatgatgatgatggagacaACAGAGCAGCCAATGATGGATGTGTGCAAGGGAGCGAAAACGATGTTGCCGAAGGAACTACCAGAACGAGCATGCCCGATGTTACTGTGAAAGTGAAGAGTGAAACCATGCACG ATAGCCCTATGCAGAGCACTCATGAGAACCCCAGTGGAATGGAACAGACTACTGGTGTCAACACTCCATCACAGAGGGACCAGGAACTGGAGTCCAATGAAGATACAGATGCACCCTTCAATATA caTCCCACACACTTGAAAGGGCGCCCCAACGTCAATCAGTACCTAAAGGACCAGGTCTACAAATGCCCATGCTGCAAGTTCTCCACGGAACTTAAACACAAATTCAACTTCCACATGGACTTCCACATTAATCGTGCTGTGCCGTTTAAAG GCTACTACATCTGCAAATGCCAAATGCTGTGTCGTCTAACACGACAGACGTTGTTTCCAACGGCAGTGCTCAGTGCAGAGCCGCACTTCCATTGTCTTTTCTGCCCGCTTACAATTGAGATCAAACAAAACTTCGCGCTGCATTTGATGTATTGCTCCATGCCACCTCATCCTTTTCCTGCCTCCACTGACAACGATCGGCCCTCCAACCACAACCCTCTGCCCTGCAGTGCTGGAGCCACTAAGGATCCGTCATctcct GCCACTCTATCTGGACAGCGTTTGATGGGTCACCATATGGCTTGCCAAACTGATCCACCAGAAACGACCACCGTTGCAACACAATTGTCCATCGAGACATTTAAACCCCACTGCAAAAGCAGAG acacacagacgtcTGTAGTCTACAGCGATGTCTGTGCCAGCACTGAATCGGAGACGATCGAGAGATTTCCTTTGGATCCCTACAAGAGACCGAGCAAGAGGCCACGtctggagctggaggaggaagcCGAGAACCTCTTGGACAGCAGCTCATTGATGGACATCGGGGAGACAGTGACCATTTTGGCCGAGTCTGCAGATTTAGC AACTTCGCATACACCTGTCCAAAAGACGCCTACGTATATCGTCTATGAATCCTGCTTAAGGGAGCTGTTCACAGATTGTCCGGACTGCAAGATGAAGACAGATGTCAGCATGAGACGTTGGGGCACATTCCTGACTGTGCAGCAGCATTGCCAATATTGTCAGTACTCTCGACGATGGAACAGCCAGCCTGTTCTTGGAAGCACTCCTGCAGGGAACCTACAACTGGCTGCGGCCATTTACATCAATGGTGCATCTTTCACCAACATCGAACAG ATTTTTAAGACGATGAGCTTGAAGATGTTGTCCTACGAGACCTTCCAAAGACAAACCCGTATGTACATAGAGCCAGCTATCGTCCACAAGTGGAGGACGACCCAAGATGGCCTGTTGGCAGAGCTTTCTCAACAGCACCTCATCCACCTTCGTGGAGACATGAGGACAGACCTTCCAG ACCGTACTCCCTGGTTTGGCAGCTACACCATGATAGACCTCAGAAATAACAAAGTCATCGATATTCAGTTAATTGAG AGAAGTGAGGTTGGTGCCAATGAGAGCATGGAGACAAAAGGCCTGGGAAGGAGTCTCACTCTCTTGAAGGATCATGACGTGAGACCTGACACCGTCGTCACAGAGGCTCGACCCGAAATTGAGGAGTTCCTCAGTGAGGCCACCTTCACACACTACTATGATGTTAGACACGTCGAAAAAG TACTTTCCCAGAAGCTGCAAACAATGTCGCATAAGAAATTCTTCCCACGTCTGAAGAAATGGTTCCCCACCATAAGAGAACACCTGTATTGGACAGCAGAGACCTCCACCACGGGAccagagagagaagcaaagtggCGATCGCTCATGTATCGCGTTCGAAATGTTCATGTCCACGGCGACCCTCGATTCCCTCAGGGTCTGCCCAAATCACAAAGGTGTCTGAGGGACCGACCAAAATGGCTGATAGATG GATCACAAGCCCTCAACGAATTGAGGAAGGTACTAAGCACTGAGAAGATCATGAATGATATATGGAAACTCAGCCCTCATCCCCACACAACTTCACTTGAGGACTTCCACAGTGTGAGCAAGCGATTCACGCCCAAAAATGTGATTCTTCCTTATCAAGGAAGACTATGCAG GTTGTATTTGGCAGCTCTGCACTTTAATGAAAACTCAGGCCGTCCCCAAGCGACCTCAGCTGATGGTGAGCCCCTGTTCAGGGTGGCGTTTCCCAAGTCCCAGACAAGAGAATGCACAGACAAGCCAGTGAAGGTGGAGCCAACATACC GCTACGAGGAAGATCTGGTGGACTTGGTGTTTGA